From the Patescibacteria group bacterium genome, the window CGGCAAAGATTGCTGAGATCAATAAGCCAGAGTAATTAGAATCTAGAATATGGAAGTCAGAATGCAGAATGATCTATACAAATACTTAGAGAATTTAACACCGCTTCGACAAAAGCAATTGCGGCACGCTGTTTTTGTCAATTTAATTGACAACGCTGAGGGCTTAACTACATTTTCCAAAATCGAGCGAGAGAAAATCAAAGAAGAATTCGTTTTCACTCCTTTTGAAGTTCTAGAGGAACAAACTTCTCGCGATGGCTCGACCAAGTGGGCGTTCAAACTAGCGGACGGTAAAGTGATCGAAACAGTGCTGATGGAATTTCATGACGGTCGCAACACCGTCTGCGTCTCTTCTCAGGTTGGCTGTCCGTCTGGTTGTCTCTTCTGCGCTACTGGTCAGCTTGGGTTTATCCGAAATTTGTCTAGTTGGGAAATACTGAGTCAAGCTCTATACGCCGGTAGGAAATTGAAAGCTCAGGACAAGAAGATTACCAATATCGTATTTATGGGTATGGGCGAGCCACTTCTGAATTGGGACAACGTCTTGCCTGCGATCAAAGAATTGAATGACCCAGATTATTTCAATCTTGGCAGACGTCACATGACTCTCTCGACCTGCGGACCCATCGCGGGGTTGGAGAAATTTATCGAAGCCGAGACCGGCGTGACTTTGGCTATCAGTTTGCATGCACCAAACCAAATTTTGAGGGAAAAGCTGATGCCGATCGCCAGAAGCAATAAGCTTCCAGATCTCGTAAATATACTTGACAAGTATGTCCGCTCGACACACAAGCGAGTGAGCTATGAATATCTCTTGCTGGACGGCGTGAATGACACTGATCAGTCTGCGATTGAATTGGCAAATTTGCTCAAAGGCAAGCTAGCTTTTGTAAATCTGATAGTCTTCAACCCGATTGAAAAGTCCGCCTTTTCTCCCAGCAAACGCGACCGGGTGGATCGATTTCGAGAGATACTGGAGCGGAATCATATCGAAGTGACAGTGCGAGTCAGCCTAGGCGATGAAATATCAGCTGCCTGCGGCCAACTGGCCGGCGAGAAAAGTTAAAAGTTTGTAAAGTCTCGGGAACTCTTTTATAATGTTGTCAACTAAGGGAAGGTATATATGCTAGAAGAGAATAAGAAAATTCTTGATAAATTGATGGGTCAGTACAGTGACAATGTTTCTGAACTAAAGGATCGCAAAGAAGCAGACAAACAGGAGCAGGAGACTTTCGCCAAAACTTTCAACGATTTGAAACACAATGTTATCTGGCCGGTGGTGATCGATATTGGCAATCAGCTCAATCAATATGGCCAGGATTATAGCATCTCGGAGGACACCGATTTTCTCGACGCGACGGCCAAGTATCATCCTTCCAATATTACAATTTTCATCTATCCGAAAGTTGCAGAGAAGGCGATGTATACACCAGAGACGACCCCTTATGTTGCCTTTGTAGCCGACAAATACGCACGAAAAGTTGGAATTTTGGTCTCGACCATGATGCCTGACGGTTCGGGTGTGACTGGCAGCTATGGCACTTTTGAGCTGAATGTTATCACCAAGGAATTTGTCGAAAAAGAAGTTGTAAATGTGCTCAAAGACACGCTGATTTTTCATCAAGAATAGAAGTATTGCAAAATTGTCCCGCTGTTTGGAAAATAAAATAACGAGATAATTTTACAATTTTGATTTGGAGGAATTATGGAGCTAGACACAATTCGCAAGAGGATAGAGCAATTGGCCAAACTAAAAGAAGAGATCAAGATACAGAAAGAGTTGCTCAAGGGCGAACTCGAAAATGAAGAGGAATATTTGAAGGTAGCCGAAGAAGCGAAGGCGGCCAATCAGAAGAAGAAGATAATCAGAGATGAGATCCTAGGCCGTGGGCCAAATCAGGAAACTTTAGCCAAGATCAAAGATGACAACGAGGAAATCTCAACTCTCAAGGAGATTCTTTCGGCCGAGCTAGTTCAAATTTTCCATGAGAATAATACTGATGAGATCGCTGGTCAGAAGATCAAGGTCATCGGCACCCTTGTGCCAAACGCAAAGCAGTATGACAAGAAAAATTTCTCGGGATCATACGGTGAGTAAAGTCTCGGATTAAGCTCGGATAATATTTGAAAATAATGCAGTCTGGGACTAAATAATATCATACTATACCATATTATTTAGTCCCATATGCTTGACAAGTTGTGATCTGGTTGATATAATTGCTTAATTTAGTACATTAAAAACTTGAGTTAGAGGGAACGAGATGGGGAGCGGAATTATATTTACCCCGATATAATTTCAAAGAGAAATAATTTTTAAAATATATGGTTATTTCCCCCAGCTCGTTCCAACTAAAACAAAAATAACAAGCTATAAGGAATAGCAAGAAAACAAAAAGCCCATCCTTCGCATAAAGCTACGGAGGGCAAGAAGGAACAAAAACAAAATGCATTTAGACCAGGCTTAAATTAAATAATCATAACGCCTGACAAGATCTAATACGCAACCAATCAAAAAATTCTCCTATACATTGATAAAATATCAAGGAGGGGAGAAATCAGCATTAGAGACCTAGACCCACTCTCTTAAGGGATGCAAATCTCTTGGGGGAATCCAAAGTCGAAGCCTCTAAAAACGGGCATAAATGATGAAGCCGCAACATTATTAAAATATTGATTTGCGATCAGTCTTCAAATCATTTCTGCCCAAACTAATAAGCCCAGT encodes:
- the rlmN gene encoding 23S rRNA (adenine(2503)-C(2))-methyltransferase RlmN, whose product is MQNDLYKYLENLTPLRQKQLRHAVFVNLIDNAEGLTTFSKIEREKIKEEFVFTPFEVLEEQTSRDGSTKWAFKLADGKVIETVLMEFHDGRNTVCVSSQVGCPSGCLFCATGQLGFIRNLSSWEILSQALYAGRKLKAQDKKITNIVFMGMGEPLLNWDNVLPAIKELNDPDYFNLGRRHMTLSTCGPIAGLEKFIEAETGVTLAISLHAPNQILREKLMPIARSNKLPDLVNILDKYVRSTHKRVSYEYLLLDGVNDTDQSAIELANLLKGKLAFVNLIVFNPIEKSAFSPSKRDRVDRFREILERNHIEVTVRVSLGDEISAACGQLAGEKS